From Aegilops tauschii subsp. strangulata cultivar AL8/78 chromosome 5, Aet v6.0, whole genome shotgun sequence:
TATTTGATATTTCAAGATAATCAATTGATTAAATCCTGAAATCCTGCTAACAGGAGGCAAGTTTTCCGGAAGTGCTTATTGTTGAGAACCTTGTGGGTGCAATTACAAGAAGCAAAAGTGATGGAGCTACTTCTCCTGAGGTGAAGAATCTTGAAGCAAACACATCACCTGATTCTTCGAAACGACAACGTACTGTTTCTCAAGTCAATGGTTTCACTACAGATCAAGATAATCAAGAATCAGTTGATCCTGCAATGAACGGGGAATCCAGTGACTTGATATCCCACATGGAGGAGATGAAATTAGATGCTTCTATGCAGATGGATGCGAGTTTCAGTGGTCATTCTGGGTTCCTTGAGCCAGATGATGTATCAACTGAGTGCATCAAGATTTTTACTACCCCTTCTTACCAATTTAATCGGAGAACATTGATCACGCACAAAGATAGTCCACTACACCTTTGCTGCGCTGGCTTGAAAGTCCAGTTTGGAGTTGGTACAAAGTTCCTAGACACTGCAGGTCGTCCAAAGTTGAACATGGTGGTTGATATCCCTGAGAATCTAAGCAAAGTTCTAGAATTCTGTGATAATCAGGCCCAGAGATTTTTACAAGAGTCTGGTACCACTTCCGAGTGGAGACCCCTGATAAAGAAGTACGGTTATGTGAATCGTCCAACCGTTCGCCTCAAGTGAGCCCTGGCCCCCTTTCCATCTCTGGTCTTTGATTTGCCACCTCACATATCTGATTTGTAATGTTGAATTGCTTCTGCAGCATCCCTACCACTCCCAGCAGCAGTGCTTCCCCCTACTCGACAGACATATACCAGAAAGAGCCCAGCGGCAACATTCAGAAGCTTGCTTTTAGCAAGGTAGATGCCGCGGAAATGGACATCCTGTTTGTTCGGGGGAACAGGCTGGATGCGTTCTTCTCGCTGGAAATATATGACTACCAGCAAAATGCCGGC
This genomic window contains:
- the LOC109768205 gene encoding protein NEN1, with protein sequence METASAAAAAVEEGSTAGPQAGGAEIAFFDLETSVPQRAGQGYALLEFGAILVCPRRLVEVVCYATLVRPADLGVVSAASVRCNGITRDAVAAAPCFRDVADKVYDLLHGRVWAGHNIVRFDVPRIREAFTEIGRTPPEPKGMIDTLPLLTQRFGRRAGDMKMASLANYFGLGRQKHRSLDDVRMNLEVLKYCATVLFLEASFPEVLIVENLVGAITRSKSDGATSPEVKNLEANTSPDSSKRQRTVSQVNGFTTDQDNQESVDPAMNGESSDLISHMEEMKLDASMQMDASFSGHSGFLEPDDVSTECIKIFTTPSYQFNRRTLITHKDSPLHLCCAGLKVQFGVGTKFLDTAGRPKLNMVVDIPENLSKVLEFCDNQAQRFLQESGTTSEWRPLIKKYGYVNRPTVRLNIPTTPSSSASPYSTDIYQKEPSGNIQKLAFSKVDAAEMDILFVRGNRLDAFFSLEIYDYQQNAGIRLVAKRLVVHSK